The following DNA comes from Triticum aestivum cultivar Chinese Spring chromosome 3D, IWGSC CS RefSeq v2.1, whole genome shotgun sequence.
TCCATGTCGCTGTCAAGATGCTAGCAGGTAACTCGAACTGTAACGCAGAGGATTTCATCAGTGAGGTCTCCACCATTGGCAGGATACACCATGTCAATGTGGTCCGTTTGGTCGGGTTCTGCTCAGAGGAAATGAAGAGGGGACTGGTCTACGAGTACATGCCTCGAGGTTCTCTTGACAAGTACATCTTCTCGGATGAGAAGTGTTTCTCCTTGGACAAGCTCAATGAGATTGCTCTGGGCATTGCCAGTGGAATCAACTACTTGCATGAGGGATGCGATATGCAGATTCTACACTTTGACATCAAACAGCACAACATCCTTCTTGACAGCAATTTCACCCCCAAAGTTGCTGATTTTGGTCTTGCCAAGCTGTGCCCAAGGGGCGACAATTTTGTGCCATTAAGTGCCTTACGAGGAACCGTTGGGTACATTGCTCCTGAGATGATATCTCGGGGCTTTGGTGTCATATCAAGCAAGTCCGATGTTTACAGTTTTGGAATGCTGCTGCTGGAGATGGCAGGAGGAAGGCGGAATGCAGATCCAGATGCACCGAACTCAAGCCAAGCATATTACCCATCGTGGGTGTATGACCGTCTGACTGAGCAGGAAGCGGGTGAGATATCTATTGTTGATGACATGCATGAGTTGGAGAAAAAGCTATGCATCATTGGACTGTGGTGCATTCAGATGAAGTCCCATGATCGCCCGACAATGAGCGAGGTTATAGAGATGCTTGAAGGT
Coding sequences within:
- the LOC123077068 gene encoding rust resistance kinase Lr10-like isoform X4, with protein sequence MRPFGSYTTRLQQNASYADIMQFIRRGFSVQFPEMHADPGWPSVYEAINICLNNSTSYYKQQISGANILNWTRTFFWGETHFLKCIAENTDSMIFIAVVKAIISAIDIPKFLIVLCRFLLAPLSVLIFLAQKYWKTRITIDAVEKFLRMQQMLGPMRYAYTDITAITGHFRDKLGQGGYGSVYKGVLLPGDVHVAVKMLAGNSNCNAEDFISEVSTIGRIHHVNVVRLVGFCSEEMKRGLVYEYMPRGSLDKYIFSDEKCFSLDKLNEIALGIASGINYLHEGCDMQILHFDIKQHNILLDSNFTPKVADFGLAKLCPRGDNFVPLSALRGTVGYIAPEMISRGFGVISSKSDVYSFGMLLLEMAGGRRNADPDAPNSSQAYYPSWVYDRLTEQEAGEISIVDDMHELEKKLCIIGLWCIQMKSHDRPTMSEVIEMLEGGANSLQMPSRPFFCDEGHIHTDDTYHLSSELTEISEEDD
- the LOC123077068 gene encoding rust resistance kinase Lr10-like isoform X5: MPAGAVAFAQQLLNSPPANSSVRFPGTPPFLCSGQALPRSHLPCYYKQQISGANILNWTRTFFWGETHFLKCIAENTDSMIFIAVVKAIISAIDIPKFLIVLCRFLLAPLSVLIFLAQKYWKTRITIDAVEKFLRMQQMLGPMRYAYTDITAITGHFRDKLGQGGYGSVYKGVLLPGDVHVAVKMLAGNSNCNAEDFISEVSTIGRIHHVNVVRLVGFCSEEMKRGLVYEYMPRGSLDKYIFSDEKCFSLDKLNEIALGIASGINYLHEGCDMQILHFDIKQHNILLDSNFTPKVADFGLAKLCPRGDNFVPLSALRGTVGYIAPEMISRGFGVISSKSDVYSFGMLLLEMAGGRRNADPDAPNSSQAYYPSWVYDRLTEQEAGEISIVDDMHELEKKLCIIGLWCIQMKSHDRPTMSEVIEMLEGGANSLQMPSRPFFCDEGHIHTDDTYHLSSELTEISEEDD